A genome region from Engraulis encrasicolus isolate BLACKSEA-1 chromosome 6, IST_EnEncr_1.0, whole genome shotgun sequence includes the following:
- the slc1a6 gene encoding excitatory amino acid transporter 4 gives MNEKPPGNASLFLNEDSDEKPERRGRERGGGGGRGVGGGGGRGALLRQQLRQALQKRSADTRNRMCSVTKEGARAFLRRNAFVLFTVAAVALGVVLGFSLRPYKLSMRDIKYFSFPGELLMRMLQMLVLPLIISSLVTGISSLDSKASGKMGVRAVVYYMVTTFIAVFIGIVMVIIIRPGKGSRDRPATSSGNIEPVQAADAFLDLIRNMFPPNLVEACFKQYKTNYKKVVSSKDVTIHVNVTNPANATINMTDLQANLTAMLQTIQETVEETIPTAGSSNGVNALGMVVFSMCFGLVIGNMKRQGQVLREFFDCLNDAIMRLVAVIIWYAPVGIMFLIAGKIVEMRDLAQMGGQLGMYTVCVMVGLLIHGLLVLPLLYFLVTRRNPFTFIAGLLQALITALGTSSSSATLPITFRCLEENNKVDKRVTRFVLPVGATINMDGTALYEAVAAIFIAQVNDMDLNFGQILTISITATAASIGAAGIPQAGLVTMVIVLTSVGLPTEDITLIIAVDWFLDRLRTTTNVLGDSIGAGIVEYLSRQELQTQDVEIGNSVIEENEKPYQLISQENDTDTGTVTGIKLPNSETSM, from the exons ATGAATGAGAAGCCTCCGGGCAACGCCAGCCTATTCCTGAACGAGGACTCTGACGAGAAGCCAGAGCGGCGCGGGcgtgagcgaggaggaggaggaggaagaggagtaggaggaggaggaggaagaggagccctACTACGGCAGCAGTTGCGGCAGGCGTTGCAGAAGCGTAGCGCGGACACTCGCAACAGGATGTGCTCCGTCACCAAGGAGGGCGCCAGGGCTTTCCTGCGGCGCAACGCCTTCGTGCTCTTCACCGTGGCCGCTGTGGCCCTCG GGGTTGTGCTGGGTTTCTCCCTGCGTCCATACAAGCTGTCGATGCGGGACATCAAGTACTTCTCCTTCCCCGGGGAGCTGCTGATGCGCATGCTGCAGATGCTGGTGCTCCCTCTCATCATCTCCAGCCtggtcacag GCATATCCTCTCTCGACAGCAAAGCCTCGGGGAAGATGGGAGTGCGAGCCGTTGTGTATTATATGGTGACAACGTTTATTGCTGTTTTCATTGGAATTGTGATGGTGATCATTATAAGGCCTGGCAAAGGCAGCAGGGACCGTCCAGCGACCTCTAGTGGCAACATTGAGCCGGTGCAGGCAGCAGATGCTTTTCTGGACCTCATCAG GAATATGTTCCCTCCAAACTTGGTGGAAGCTTGCTTTAAGCAG TACAAGACAAATTACAAAAAAGTAGTCTCCTCCAAGGATGTCACCATTCACGTCAACGTGACCAACCCCGCCAACGCCACCATCAACATGACGGACCTCCAGGCCAACCTGACGGCCATGCTCCAGACCATCCAGGAGACGGTGGAGGAGACCATCCCCACGGCGGGCTCCTCCAACGGGGTCAACGCCCTGGGCATGGTGGTCTTCTCCATGTGCTTCGGCCTGGTCATCGGCAACATGAAGCGGCAGGGGCAGGTGCTGCGGGAGTTCTTCGACTGCCTGAACGACGCCATCATGCGCCTGGTGGCGGTTATCATCTG GTACGCCCCGGTGGGCATCATGTTCCTGATTGCCGGTAAGATCGTGGAGATGAGGGACCTGGCTCAGATGGGCGGTCAGCTGGGCATGTACacggtgtgtgtgatggtgggccTGCTGATCCACGGCCTCCTGGTGCTGCCCCTGCTCTACTTCCTGGTCACGCGCAGGAACCCGTTCACCTTCATCGCCGGACTGCTGCAGGCTCTGATCACCGCCCTGGGAACCTCCTCCAG CTCCGCGACCCTTCCCATTACCTTCCGTTGCCTCGAGGAAAACAATAAAGTGGATAAGCGAGTGACGCGCTTCGTGTTGCCGGTTGGGGCCACCATCAACATGGATGGCACAGCACTCTATGAAGCGGTGGCAGCCATCTTTATCGCACAAGTCAACGACATGGACCTCAACTTTGGCCAGATTCTCACCATCAG TATCACAGCAACAGCTGCCAGCATTGGAGCAGCAGGCATCCCTCAAGCCGGCCTAGTAACCATGGTGATCGTATTGACATCGGTGGGACTGCCCACGGAGGATATAACGCTGATCATCGCCGTGGATTGGTTCCT GGACCGTCTCAGGACCACCACCAATGTTCTGGGAGACTCCATAGGGGCCGGGATAGTGGAGTACCTCTCTCGCCAGGAGCTCCAGACCCAAGACGTGGAGATTGGGAACTCGGTGATCGAGGAGAACGAGAAACCTTACCAGCTCATCTCTCAGGAGAACGACACCGACACTGGAACCGTTACCGGCATCAAGCTCCCTAACAGTGAGACCAGCATGTGA
- the ccl44 gene encoding chemokine (C-C motif) ligand 44, protein MYLQSAAVICLTVAFLLSSLEGKGVQMQRDVQCCMQYSEGKVRTKDVLRFEEQTEGPDCSIQAVILYTKRAVKCADPRERKVQRLLRKLRRRQSMKNHKTMWLHPHMNLPVMAEPK, encoded by the exons ATGTATCTGCAGAGCGCAGCTGTGATTTGCCTGACGGTGGCGTTCCTCCTCAGCTCCCTGGAAG GTAAAGGTGTGCAGATGCAGCGGGATGTGCAGTGCTGCATGCAGTACTCCGAGGGCAAGGTGCGCACCAAGGACGTGCTGCGGTTTGAGGAGCAGACCGAAGGGCCCGACTGCAGCATACAAGCAGTCAT ACTGTACACCAAGAGGGCGGTGAAGTGCGCTGACCCCAGGGAGCGCAAAGTGCAGAGGTTACTACGGAAACTGAGGCGGCGGCAGAGCATGAAGAATCACAAGACCATGTGGCTCCACCCACACATGAACCTGCCGGTCATGGCTGAG CCAAAATAA
- the pole4 gene encoding DNA polymerase epsilon subunit 4: MAATLGPTQGADSDLDPNIVEEETRGTDGEEENSQQTGAVTAPQSRLAKLPLSRIKALMKADPDVTLASQESVFIIAKATELFVEMIAKDALVYAQQGKRKTLQRKDLDNAIEAIDEFAFLEGTLD; the protein is encoded by the exons ATGGCGGCAACTCTTGGACCTACACAGGGTGCAGACTCTGATTTAGACCCAAATATCGTGGAAGAAGAGACTAGGGGCACAGATGGGGAGGAAGAAAACTCACAGCAAACGGGTGCTGTAACAGCCCCACAAAGTCGCTTGGCAAAATTGCCCTTGTCTCGGATAAAAGCTCTCATGAAAGCTGACCCAGACGTCACGTTGGCTAGCCAAGAGTCTGTGTTTATTATCGCGAAAGCTACC GAATTGTTTGTGGAAATGATAGCCAAGGATGCACTGGTGTACGCTCAGCAGGGAAAGCGGAAGACACTGCAAAGGAAGGACCTAG ACAACGCCATCGAAGCCATTGATGAATTTGCATTTCTGGAAG GTACCTTGGATTGA